The DNA sequence ATTTCGGAATGAGATTGTGGCCCGGCAGTTCATTTTCCGGATGCGCGAGTTTGAGCAGATGGAGATGCAATTCTTCGTGCGCCCCGGCACCGAAGGCGCGTGGTACGACACCTGGAAGGCCGCCCGCCGCCGCTTCCACGAGGCCGTGGGCCTGAGCCCCGCCAAGTTGCGCTTCCACGACCACGATAAGCTGGCCCACTACGCCAAGGCCGCCGTGGACATCGAGTACGAGTTTCCGTTCGGCTTTAAGGAAATTGAAGGTATCCACTCGCGGGGCGACTTCGACCTGACCCAGCACCAAACCCTGAGCCGCAAGAAGCAGCAGTATTTCGACGCCGATATTGACCCCGGCACCGGCAAGGCCTATGGCAACTACATCCCGTTCGTGGTGGAAACCTCCGTGGGCGCCGACCGCCTGTTCCTGGCCACCCTCTGCGAGGCCTTCGCCGAGGAAACCATTACCGAAGGCGAAGGGGAGGCCCAGCAAACCAAAACCCGCACTTTCCTGAAGCTGCACCCGGCACTGGCCCCCATCAAGGCCGCCATTTTCCCGCTGGTGCGTAAAGATGGTATGCCCGAAAAGGCCCAGCAAATATTTGACGACCTGCGCTTTGACTTCCGCGTGACCGTGGAGGAAAAGGACGCCATCGGCAAGCGCTACACCCGCCAGGACCTCATCGGTACGCCTTTCTGCATTGTGGTGGACGGCCAGACCCTGGAAGACGACACCGTGACCGTGCGCGACCGCGACACCCGCGCCCAAACCCGCATGCCCATCAGCGCGTTGCGGGCTTACATCGCGGAAGCCGTAAGTTTCCGCCGCATCTTCGAGAAGTTGTAAGCTGCACCTTCTGAGAGGTATATTCGTTACCAATCCTTGCTAAATTCCTGAAGGTTATGGATACCGCCGACACCTATATTTTCGACCGCATCACCGTTAATCCGGCCCGTTGCAGTGGCCGTCCCACCATTCGGGGAACCCGGCTCACGGTGACCAATATCCTGGATTTTCTGGGCGCGGGCGATTCGGTAGAGGACATGCTCGATGAGTATCCGCAATTGGAGCGGGAGGATGTACTGGCCTGCATTCAGTTTGCGCTGGCTACCGTGCGCGAGAAATATGAGCCGCAAGAAGTATTGCATTAGTGGCTCTTTGATGTTTGCAACGGCCCAGCGCCCCAATTGTGGGGCAGTTTCTAGGATGCTCCTGCTGCACACCGCCACTTTTGTGGTATGACGACACCCCGCTTTCTACTTGACGCAAACCTTTCGTCACGTTCGCAGCACTGGCAGCAGCCCGCATTCGAATCGGCTCCCGACCATTGTGACGACCACACCGTTTGGCAATACGCCGCCGAGCACAACCTGATTATCGTAACCAAAGACGCAGATTTTGAGGAGCGGGCCTTGCGCTACGCTCCCCCGCAAGTAGTACGGTTTTGCACGGGCAACATGCGGCGGCAGGTGTTTCGCGCGTTTCTGAGCGAGGCTTGGCCGTGCATTTTGGCGGTGCTTGACCAACCGGGGGTGCGGTTGGTACGTGTATATGCCGACCGGCTTGAAACCACCTAGCCAAGTCGCATGCCTGGGGCCCCTACCTTTACTTATTCGCTAACCTCTAAAAGCTTATGTGGGGACACATTGCCCTCTTCATCATTAAGTACCGCGTTTGGCTGCTGAGCCTGATTGGTGTTTCGACCGTGTACATGGCCTGGGTGGCTAAGGATGTGGAGATGACCTACGACTTTGCCCAGGTGGTGAGCCCGAAGGACCCGGACATGGTGTACTTCCAGCAGTTTAAAAAAACCTTTGGCGAGGACGGCAACATTCTCGTGCTGGGGATGCAGGACAGCTCGGTGTACCAGCTCAAAAACTTCACCCAGCTCCAGAGCCTCACCGATACGCTGGCCAAAGTGCAGGGCGTGTCGGGCGTGCTGGGCATCACGCGCCTGATTCAGATTGAGAAGGACACGGCCCATGGGCGGTTCGTGACGGCCCCCGTTTTTAGGGGCCCGCCCCGCACGCAGCACGAGCTGGACTCGCTGATGCGGGTGGTGAACAACATCGAGTTCTACAAAGGCCAGATCATCGCGCCCCGCACCGGGGCCACGCTGCTGGCCGTGACGCTCGACCCGGCTTACCTGAACTCCAACCGCCGCCAGGCGGTGATGAACAGCATCCTGGGCCACGCCGGGCGGTTTGAGAAGTCCACCGGCATCAAGCTGCACTACGCGGGCCTGCCCTACGTGCGCTCAACGATGACCACGAAGGTGGCCGGCGAGATGAAGTTCTTCGCCCTGCTGGTGCTGGTGGTGATGGGTATCACGCTGTACTTGTTCTTTCGCACGTGGTCGGCGGTGGTGTTTCCGCTGCTGGTGGTGGCCATCGTCATGGTCTGGTGCATTGCCAGCATCGTGCTGCTGGGCTACAAAATTAACCTGCTCACGGGGCTGATTCCGAGTATTCTGGTGGTGATTGGGGTGCCCAACTGTACGTACCTACTCTCGCGCTATCACTACGACTATCGCAAATCGGGCAACCAGATTCTGGCCATGACGCGGGTAATCCGCAAAATCGGCCTCATCACCCTCATGAACAATACCACCACGGCCATCGGCTTCGTGGTATTTACCTTCACCGACATCGCCATTCTCTACCAGTTTGGCATGGTGGCCACGATCAACATTTTCGTGGCTTTTATTATCAGCTTCATCATGATTCCGGCGGTGTTCACCTACCTGCCGCCGCCTACCGAAAAGCAGCTCGAACACCTCGATTCGAAGCCACTGATGGGCATCATCAACTTCCTCGATTACATCGTGCTCAACCGCCGCGGCACCGTGTACCTGGCGGCGCTGGGACTGCTGGTCATCGCCGGCCTGGGTATTCGCAAGATTGAGGCCGTGTCGTTTATGGTGGACGACTTGCCTAAGAACAGCTCGGTAAACTCCGACCTGAGCTTTTTCGAGGCCCACTTCAGTGGGGTAATGCCCCTGGAGTTTGTGGTGGATACGGGTAAGCCCAACGGCCTGCTCAAGCTGCCCAACCTGCAAAAAATCGACCAGTTCGAGCGGTTTTTAAGGGCTCAGCCCGAGCTGTCGCCGCCCATCAGCATCGTCACCTTCGTGAAGGCCGCTACCCAGGCGTTCTATAACGGCCAGCCACAGTTCTACCACTTGCCCGACAACTCAGATAAGAATTTTATCCTGAGCTACCTGGCCAACTCGAAGGGCACCGGCGCGGGCACCGACAGCAAGCTCGTCCGCTCGTTCATCGACAGCAAATCGGAGAGCGCCCGCGTCAGCCTGAAAATTGCCGACATCGGTTCGCACAAGCTCGATACGCTGGTGAACCGCCGCATCCAGCCCGCCATCGACCGCATTTTCAAGGGCACGGGCATGAAGGTGACGCGCACGGGCACGACGGTGATTTTCACCAAGGGCAACGAGTACGTGATTGGTACGCTGCAAGAGAGCCTGTTGTGGGCCTTCGCGCTGGTGGCGCTGGTGGTGCTGCTGCTGTTCCGCTCGTTCCGCACCATCTTCTACGCCCTCACGCCCAACCTGGTCACGCTCTCGCTCACGGCCGGTATCATGGGCTACATCGGCATCGCGCTCAAGCCCAGCACGGCCCTGATTTACGTGATTGCGCTGGGCATTGATGGCGATAACTCCATCCACCTGCTGGCCAAGTTCCGGCAGGAAATGGCCATCGGGGGCCGCACCGTGCGCGAGGCCATCACGAACACGCTGAGCGAGGCCGGCACGAGCATGATTTACACCAGCATCGTGCTCTTTATTGGATTTAGTATCTTCGCCTTCAGCGAGTTTGGGGGCACCAAAGCCCTGGGTGTGCTCATGGGGGCCTCGCTGCTGATTACCAACTTTTCGAACCTGGTGCTGCTGCCGGCGTTGCTCGTCACCTTCGAGCACGGCAAAAACGAGCAGATTTCGGGCAGCGCACCCATCCGCCACTACGACGACAGCTACCACGAGGAAGACGACGACATGGACCAAAACCTGCAACGCCTGAGCGTGGAGCGGGTCAAGCCGGTGAAGACGGTTTGAATAGAATAATTATAGAAAACGTTGTGCCAAAAGGCCGTTGCGCGATGGTTGCGCTAAAAGGCCGTCATGCTGAGCGCAGTCGAAGCATCTCTACCGCTTGCTAATCAATAATTACTGCTGCGGTAGAGATGCTTCGACTGCGCTCAGCATGACGGCCTTCACCCCGGATATGACTTCTAATAATAATCAAAAAGCTAACAGCTACGGGCCGATTAAAGGCCCCCGCTGACCGCTAACAGCTCAAAACATGAAATACCCCGAATACAAACAGCCGCTCGACTACGCCAAAGTAGGGGAGGACGTGCTGGCGTGGTGGCAGCAGAACCACATTTTTGAGAAGAGCGTGAGCAGCCGCGAAGGCCAGCCCACGTTCGTGTTTTACGAGGGGCCCCCGTCGGCCAATGGGGCCCCCGGCATCCACCACGTGATGGCGCGGGCGGTGAAGGACATCTTCTGCCGCTACCAAACCATGCTCGGCAAGCAGGTGCCCCGCAAGGGCGGCTGGGACACCCACGGCCTGCCTATCGAGCTGCAGGTGGAGAAGGAGCTGGGCATCACGAAGGAGGATATCGGCAAGAAAATTAGCATCGCGGAATACAACCAGCGCTGCAAGGAAACCGTGATGCGCTTCAAGGCCCAGTGGGACGACCTGACCCAGAAAATGGGCTACTGGGTGGACCTCGACGACCCCTACGTGAC is a window from the Hymenobacter nivis genome containing:
- a CDS encoding glycine--tRNA ligase, with protein sequence MSNPTAPADAAQLKDIVAHAKEYGFVFQSSEIYDGLAAVYDYGPNGVELKNNLKRLWWEAMTQLHDNVVGLDAAIFMDPRTWEASGHVAGFNDPLIDNLDSKKRYRADVLLEEKAAEYEKAGDPARGAALTAEMGRLLTANDLAGVRQLIINEDILCPVSGTGKWTEVRQFNLMFSTQGSAVDSDAPPVYLRPETAQGIFVNFLNVQKSARQKIPFGIAQIGKAFRNEIVARQFIFRMREFEQMEMQFFVRPGTEGAWYDTWKAARRRFHEAVGLSPAKLRFHDHDKLAHYAKAAVDIEYEFPFGFKEIEGIHSRGDFDLTQHQTLSRKKQQYFDADIDPGTGKAYGNYIPFVVETSVGADRLFLATLCEAFAEETITEGEGEAQQTKTRTFLKLHPALAPIKAAIFPLVRKDGMPEKAQQIFDDLRFDFRVTVEEKDAIGKRYTRQDLIGTPFCIVVDGQTLEDDTVTVRDRDTRAQTRMPISALRAYIAEAVSFRRIFEKL
- a CDS encoding DUF433 domain-containing protein, producing MDTADTYIFDRITVNPARCSGRPTIRGTRLTVTNILDFLGAGDSVEDMLDEYPQLEREDVLACIQFALATVREKYEPQEVLH
- a CDS encoding efflux RND transporter permease subunit, whose amino-acid sequence is MWGHIALFIIKYRVWLLSLIGVSTVYMAWVAKDVEMTYDFAQVVSPKDPDMVYFQQFKKTFGEDGNILVLGMQDSSVYQLKNFTQLQSLTDTLAKVQGVSGVLGITRLIQIEKDTAHGRFVTAPVFRGPPRTQHELDSLMRVVNNIEFYKGQIIAPRTGATLLAVTLDPAYLNSNRRQAVMNSILGHAGRFEKSTGIKLHYAGLPYVRSTMTTKVAGEMKFFALLVLVVMGITLYLFFRTWSAVVFPLLVVAIVMVWCIASIVLLGYKINLLTGLIPSILVVIGVPNCTYLLSRYHYDYRKSGNQILAMTRVIRKIGLITLMNNTTTAIGFVVFTFTDIAILYQFGMVATINIFVAFIISFIMIPAVFTYLPPPTEKQLEHLDSKPLMGIINFLDYIVLNRRGTVYLAALGLLVIAGLGIRKIEAVSFMVDDLPKNSSVNSDLSFFEAHFSGVMPLEFVVDTGKPNGLLKLPNLQKIDQFERFLRAQPELSPPISIVTFVKAATQAFYNGQPQFYHLPDNSDKNFILSYLANSKGTGAGTDSKLVRSFIDSKSESARVSLKIADIGSHKLDTLVNRRIQPAIDRIFKGTGMKVTRTGTTVIFTKGNEYVIGTLQESLLWAFALVALVVLLLFRSFRTIFYALTPNLVTLSLTAGIMGYIGIALKPSTALIYVIALGIDGDNSIHLLAKFRQEMAIGGRTVREAITNTLSEAGTSMIYTSIVLFIGFSIFAFSEFGGTKALGVLMGASLLITNFSNLVLLPALLVTFEHGKNEQISGSAPIRHYDDSYHEEDDDMDQNLQRLSVERVKPVKTV
- a CDS encoding DUF5615 family PIN-like protein, with the translated sequence MTTPRFLLDANLSSRSQHWQQPAFESAPDHCDDHTVWQYAAEHNLIIVTKDADFEERALRYAPPQVVRFCTGNMRRQVFRAFLSEAWPCILAVLDQPGVRLVRVYADRLETT